A genome region from Setaria italica strain Yugu1 chromosome III, Setaria_italica_v2.0, whole genome shotgun sequence includes the following:
- the LOC101775919 gene encoding uncharacterized protein LOC101775919 → MDGVPRKQYGSRSNARQGASASTSSGKRRGKAAAGGAGGKKPPIKVVYIGNPMRVTTSEAGFRSLVQELTGRHADPYKYSGGSGSAAIIDVDGADDSSGGSPVGPQSGALPSPVSTPSSDAASAAGAAHASVPAAYYDDDEDSFAPQLIDNRYSVFSPPTFLYGPHGDGEL, encoded by the coding sequence ATGGACGGGGTTCCCAGGAAGCAGTACGGTTCCAGGAGCAATGCTCGCCAGGGCGCGTCGGCCAGCACCAGCTCGGGCAAGCGCAGGGGGAAGGCtgctgccggcggcgccggcgggaagAAGCCGCCGATCAAGGTGGTGTACATCGGCAACCCCATGCGGGTGACGACCAGCGAGGCGGGCTTCCGCTCTCTGGTGCAGGAGCTCACCGGCCGCCACGCCGACCCGTACAAGtacagcggcggcagcggcagcgccgcAATAAtcgacgtcgacggcgccgaCGACAGCAGCGGGGGCAGCCCGGTGGGGCCCCAGTCGGGCGCGCTGCCCAGCCCCGTCAGCACCCCGTCGTCGGACGCCGCCTcagccgccggcgcggcccaCGCCTCGGTGCCGGCGGCTTattacgacgacgacgaggacagCTTCGCGCCGCAGCTGATCGACAACAGGTACTCCGTGTTCTCGCCGCCGACGTTCCTCTACGGCccgcacggcgacggcgagctgtGA
- the LOC101776321 gene encoding myb family transcription factor PHL7: MMYHAKNFSVPFAPQRAQNNEHASNIGAIGGSNISNPANPVGSGKQRLRWTSDLHNRFVDAIAQLGGPDRATPKGVLTVMGVPGITIYHVKSHLQKYRLAKYIPESPAEGSKDEKKDSSDSLSNTDSAPGLQINEALKMQMEVQKRLHEQLEVQRQLQLRIEAQGRYLQMIIEEQQKLGGSIKASEDQKLLHSPPSLDEYPESTQPSPKKPRMDALSPDSERDTIQPEFESHLIGPWDQEICGKNICGVAFPVEEFKADPGMSKS, encoded by the exons ATGATGTATCATGCTAAGAATTTTTCTGTGCCCTTTGCTCCGCAGAGGGCTCAGAATAATGAGCATGCAAGTAATATTGGAGCTATTGGTGGATCCAACATAAGCAACCCTGCTAATCCTGTAGGAAGTGGGAAACAACGTCTAAGATGGACCTCAGATCTCCATAATCGCTTTGTGGATGCCATCGCCCAGCTTGGTGGACCAGATA GAGCTACACCTAAAGGGGTGCTCACTGTGATGGGTGTACCAGGGATCACAATTTATCATGTAAAGAGCCATTTGCAG AAGTATCGCCTTGCAAAGTATATACCAGAATCTCCTGCTGAAG GTTCCAAGGATGAAAAAAAGGATTCGAGTGATTCCCTCTCTAACACGGATTCTGCACC AGGATTACAAATCAATGAAGCGTTAAAGATGCAAATGGAGGTTCAGAAGCGGCTACACGAGCAACTTGAG GTTCAAAGGCAATTGCAGCTGAGAATTGAAGCTCAAGGAAGATACCTGCAAATGATCATAGAGGAGCAACAAAAGCTTGGTGGATCAATCAAAGCTTCTGAGGATCAGAAACTTTTGCATTCACCTCCAAGCTTAGATGAGTACCCTGAGAGCACGCAGCCTTCTCCCAAGAAACCAAGAATGGATGCACTGTCACCGGATTCAGAGCGTGATACGATTCAACCAGAATTTGAATCCCATCTGATCGGTCCATGGGATCAAGAAATCTGTGGGAAAAACATATGCGGCGTTGCATTCCCAGTAGAGGAGTTCAAAGCAGACCCTGGTATGAGCAAGTCATAA
- the LOC101776725 gene encoding leucine-rich repeat protein 1 has product MAAPVAKRTLSLAACAAVLMAVSLAPVAANEEGDALMALRHSVEDPDGVLASWDPNLVNPCTWVHVGCNDDNRVNRIELANMRLSGPLPAELGKLEQLQYMEMSGNNLQGPIPEEFGDLKNLISMDLYNNDISGHLPRTLGNLKSLQFLRIDHNRLTGPIPRELSELPNLANVDFSSNDLCGTIPTSGPFQNVPLSSFSNNPRLRQGPGAYDAHC; this is encoded by the exons atggcggcgcccgTAGCCAAAAGAACCCTGTCCCTGGCGGcgtgcgccgccgtcctcaTGGCGGTGTCCTTGGCACCGGTGGCGGCGAACGAGGAAGGAGACGCGCTGATGGCCCTGCGCCATAGCGTAGAGGACCCCGACGGCGTGCTCGCGAGCTGGGACCCCAATCTGGTGAACCCGTGCACGTGGGTTCACGTCGGTTGCAACGACGACAACCGCGTCAACCGCAT AGAGCTCGCCAACATGAGACTGTCGGGTCCTCTGCCGGCGGAGCTTGGGAAACTGGAGCAGCTGCAGTACAT GGAAATGAGCGGTAACAATCTCCAGGGCCCGATCCCGGAAGAGTTCGGCGACCTGAAGAACCTGATCAGCATGGACCTGTACAACAACGACATCTCAGGGCACCTGCCCAGGACGCTCGGGAACCTCAAGTCCCTGCAGTTCCT GCGCATCGACCACAACCGCCTGACGGGACCGATCCCCAGGGAGCTGTCCGAACTGCCCAACCTTGCGAACGT GGATTTCTCCAGCAACGACCTCTGCGGCACCATCCCGACGTCCGGGCCGTTCCAGAACGTCCCCCTCAGCAG CTTCTCCAACAACCCGCGGCTGAGGCAGGGGCCGGGCGCGTACGACGCCCACTGCTAG